Proteins encoded together in one Rhinoraja longicauda isolate Sanriku21f chromosome 22, sRhiLon1.1, whole genome shotgun sequence window:
- the mybl2b gene encoding v-myb avian myeloblastosis viral oncogene homolog-like 2b isoform X2, with protein sequence MAHQTLCEDLDELSQDLDCDVPDHKDTSKLFRAKWTSEEDERLKKLIKQFGKNDWRLIASNFSNRTDTQCQHRWLRVLNPDLVKGPWTKEEDQKVIELVQKYGPKRWSLIARLLKGRLGKQCRERWHNHLNPEVKKSSWTEEEDKIIYEAHKVLGNRWAEISKLLPGRTDNAVKNHWNSTMKRRVEMEGYLQDDNQNMPMFLFTHSEDGEIQCFKTTVTQPSLKQEPVTMEAISQPTSVTIKQEDSLASWSGSLPSDSSAHFDHGLSATSETHQEQSTSDQSQQPNHSTEEASNSMFVIVECGGVLSPQKDPEISEPLELIKCDPDAWSDLSCFDFPEDLVKQTPAETTPPSLTEYRIDANTISDLSKSAKKGELIPMITSPVAGNFSTPPTILRRKRRTKITLSPVTESNSSNSFTIIESSTNSSRTPKSTPVKTLPFSPSQFLNFWTKQDSLDIENPSLTSTPVCSQKIIVTAPLQRDYTPKIQKENSVFRTPRSRRSLLDSTPRTPTPFKGGLDKFGTVKSHHPAPHFGEVLKESLKSILHEDESQLIKRKQHGLHRPLMKKVRKSLALDILEKDGSNANQTTPSTRQTEDFLLRTLNNSSKRDDTLDRGFIIPNKESSLFSKHYNQEMPKWTSSAWEAVVCGRTKDQLIMTEKARKYLNAFKSTHTSRTLIL encoded by the exons ATGGCACACCAGACCCTCTG TGAGGACTTGGATGAGCTCTCACAGGATTTGGATTGTGATGTTCCAGACCACAAAGATACAAGTAAACTTTTCAGAGCCAAATGGACTTCAGAAGAG GATGAAAGGTTGAAGAAGCTGATAAAGCAATTTGGCAAAAATGACTGGAGACTTATAGCAAGTAATTTCTCA aACCGAACAGATACTCAGTGTCAACATCGGTGGCTGAGGGTTCTAAATCCAGACCTTGTGAAAGGTCCGTGGACGAAGGAAGAAGACCAGAAG GTAATTGAATTAGTTCAGAAGTACGGGCCAAAACGTTGGTCATTGATTGCTCGACTTCTGAAAGGGAGACTTGGCAAGCAGTGCCGTGAACGCTGGCATAATCACCTCAATCCGGAGGTTAAGAAATCATCTTGGACAGAAGAGGAGGACAAGATTATTTACGAAGCACACAAGGTCCTCGGCAATCGATGGGCAGAGATTTCAAAACTGCTACCGGGGAG GACGGACAATGCTGTAAAAAACCATTGGAACTCTACAATGAAGAGGAGGGTGGAGATGGAAGGCTACTTGCAAGATGATAACCAGAATATGCCCATGTTTTTATTTACTCATTCGGAAGATGGTGAAATCCAGTGTTTCAAAACCACAGTGACACAG CCATCTTTGAAACAAGAGCCCGTCACCATGGAAGCTATTTCGCAGCCCACTTCTGTTACGATAAAGCAG GAGGACAGTTTAGCCAGTTGGTCGGGCAGTCTTCCATCAGATAGCTCCGCACATTTCGATCATGGACTATCAGCTACCTCTGAAACCCATCAAGAACAGTCCACTTCAGATCAATCCCAGCAGCCCAACCATTCCACTGAAGAGGCTTCCAATAGTATGTTCGTGATCGTGGAATGTGGGGGAGTACTTTCTCCACAGAAGGACCCTGAAATATCTGAACCTCTGGAGCTAATCAAATGT GATCCAGATGCATGGTCTGATTTATCTTGCTTCGATTTTCCGGAAGATCTCGTCAAGCAGACCCCTGCGGAGACCACACCACCGTCTTTGACAGAATATCGCATTGATGCGAATACCATCTCCGACCTCAGCAAAAGTGCAAAGAAGGGTGAACTCATCCCCATGATCACCTCCCCAGTTGCGGGTAATTTCAGCACCCCTCCAACTATCCTGCGGCGGAAGAGAAGAACAAAGATTACCCTTTCGCCGGTTACTGAAAGCAATTCTAGCAACAGCTTCACGATCATTGAAAGCAGCACCAACAGCAGCAGGACTCCGAAAAGTACTCCAGTGAAGACTTTGCCTTTCTCACCATCACAG TTTTTGAACTTCTGGACCAAACAAGACAGTCTTGATATAGAGAACCCATCTCTTACTTCTACACCAGTGTGTAGCCAGAAAATCATTGTTACAGCCCCACTTCAACGAGATTATACACCCAAAATTCAGAAGGAGAACTCAGT ATTTCGAACACCCAGAAGTCGCCGGTCTCTTTTGGACAGTACTCCAAGAACACCTACACCATTCAAAGGTGGACTGGACAAGTTTGGAACAGTAAAGAGTCAT CATCCAGCGCCTCATTTTGGGGaggttttaaaagagagtttgaagagCATTTTGCACGAAGATGAATCCCAGTTAATAAAACGAAAACAGCATGGG CTACACAGGCCGCTTATGAAGAAGGTGCGAAAGTCTCTTGCTTTGGACATTTTGGAAAAGGATGGAAGTAATGCGAATCAAACCACACCGAGCACACGG CAAACAGAAGACTTCTTATTAAGAACATTGAACAACTCAAGTAAAAGGGATGATACTCTGGACAGAGGTTTTATTATACCCAATAAAGAGTCTAGTTTATTTTCCAAACACTATAATCAAGAAATGCCAAAATGG
- the mybl2b gene encoding v-myb avian myeloblastosis viral oncogene homolog-like 2b isoform X3, with protein MAHQTLCEDLDELSQDLDCDVPDHKDTSKLFRAKWTSEENRTDTQCQHRWLRVLNPDLVKGPWTKEEDQKVIELVQKYGPKRWSLIARLLKGRLGKQCRERWHNHLNPEVKKSSWTEEEDKIIYEAHKVLGNRWAEISKLLPGRTDNAVKNHWNSTMKRRVEMEGYLQDDNQNMPMFLFTHSEDGEIQCFKTTVTQPSLKQEPVTMEAISQPTSVTIKQEDSLASWSGSLPSDSSAHFDHGLSATSETHQEQSTSDQSQQPNHSTEEASNSMFVIVECGGVLSPQKDPEISEPLELIKCDPDAWSDLSCFDFPEDLVKQTPAETTPPSLTEYRIDANTISDLSKSAKKGELIPMITSPVAGNFSTPPTILRRKRRTKITLSPVTESNSSNSFTIIESSTNSSRTPKSTPVKTLPFSPSQFLNFWTKQDSLDIENPSLTSTPVCSQKIIVTAPLQRDYTPKIQKENSVFRTPRSRRSLLDSTPRTPTPFKGGLDKFGTVKSHHPAPHFGEVLKESLKSILHEDESQLIKRKQHGLHRPLMKKVRKSLALDILEKDGSNANQTTPSTRKQTEDFLLRTLNNSSKRDDTLDRGFIIPNKESSLFSKHYNQEMPKWTSSAWEAVVCGRTKDQLIMTEKARKYLNAFKSTHTSRTLIL; from the exons ATGGCACACCAGACCCTCTG TGAGGACTTGGATGAGCTCTCACAGGATTTGGATTGTGATGTTCCAGACCACAAAGATACAAGTAAACTTTTCAGAGCCAAATGGACTTCAGAAGAG aACCGAACAGATACTCAGTGTCAACATCGGTGGCTGAGGGTTCTAAATCCAGACCTTGTGAAAGGTCCGTGGACGAAGGAAGAAGACCAGAAG GTAATTGAATTAGTTCAGAAGTACGGGCCAAAACGTTGGTCATTGATTGCTCGACTTCTGAAAGGGAGACTTGGCAAGCAGTGCCGTGAACGCTGGCATAATCACCTCAATCCGGAGGTTAAGAAATCATCTTGGACAGAAGAGGAGGACAAGATTATTTACGAAGCACACAAGGTCCTCGGCAATCGATGGGCAGAGATTTCAAAACTGCTACCGGGGAG GACGGACAATGCTGTAAAAAACCATTGGAACTCTACAATGAAGAGGAGGGTGGAGATGGAAGGCTACTTGCAAGATGATAACCAGAATATGCCCATGTTTTTATTTACTCATTCGGAAGATGGTGAAATCCAGTGTTTCAAAACCACAGTGACACAG CCATCTTTGAAACAAGAGCCCGTCACCATGGAAGCTATTTCGCAGCCCACTTCTGTTACGATAAAGCAG GAGGACAGTTTAGCCAGTTGGTCGGGCAGTCTTCCATCAGATAGCTCCGCACATTTCGATCATGGACTATCAGCTACCTCTGAAACCCATCAAGAACAGTCCACTTCAGATCAATCCCAGCAGCCCAACCATTCCACTGAAGAGGCTTCCAATAGTATGTTCGTGATCGTGGAATGTGGGGGAGTACTTTCTCCACAGAAGGACCCTGAAATATCTGAACCTCTGGAGCTAATCAAATGT GATCCAGATGCATGGTCTGATTTATCTTGCTTCGATTTTCCGGAAGATCTCGTCAAGCAGACCCCTGCGGAGACCACACCACCGTCTTTGACAGAATATCGCATTGATGCGAATACCATCTCCGACCTCAGCAAAAGTGCAAAGAAGGGTGAACTCATCCCCATGATCACCTCCCCAGTTGCGGGTAATTTCAGCACCCCTCCAACTATCCTGCGGCGGAAGAGAAGAACAAAGATTACCCTTTCGCCGGTTACTGAAAGCAATTCTAGCAACAGCTTCACGATCATTGAAAGCAGCACCAACAGCAGCAGGACTCCGAAAAGTACTCCAGTGAAGACTTTGCCTTTCTCACCATCACAG TTTTTGAACTTCTGGACCAAACAAGACAGTCTTGATATAGAGAACCCATCTCTTACTTCTACACCAGTGTGTAGCCAGAAAATCATTGTTACAGCCCCACTTCAACGAGATTATACACCCAAAATTCAGAAGGAGAACTCAGT ATTTCGAACACCCAGAAGTCGCCGGTCTCTTTTGGACAGTACTCCAAGAACACCTACACCATTCAAAGGTGGACTGGACAAGTTTGGAACAGTAAAGAGTCAT CATCCAGCGCCTCATTTTGGGGaggttttaaaagagagtttgaagagCATTTTGCACGAAGATGAATCCCAGTTAATAAAACGAAAACAGCATGGG CTACACAGGCCGCTTATGAAGAAGGTGCGAAAGTCTCTTGCTTTGGACATTTTGGAAAAGGATGGAAGTAATGCGAATCAAACCACACCGAGCACACGG AAGCAAACAGAAGACTTCTTATTAAGAACATTGAACAACTCAAGTAAAAGGGATGATACTCTGGACAGAGGTTTTATTATACCCAATAAAGAGTCTAGTTTATTTTCCAAACACTATAATCAAGAAATGCCAAAATGG
- the mybl2b gene encoding v-myb avian myeloblastosis viral oncogene homolog-like 2b isoform X1 produces the protein MAHQTLCEDLDELSQDLDCDVPDHKDTSKLFRAKWTSEEDERLKKLIKQFGKNDWRLIASNFSNRTDTQCQHRWLRVLNPDLVKGPWTKEEDQKVIELVQKYGPKRWSLIARLLKGRLGKQCRERWHNHLNPEVKKSSWTEEEDKIIYEAHKVLGNRWAEISKLLPGRTDNAVKNHWNSTMKRRVEMEGYLQDDNQNMPMFLFTHSEDGEIQCFKTTVTQPSLKQEPVTMEAISQPTSVTIKQEDSLASWSGSLPSDSSAHFDHGLSATSETHQEQSTSDQSQQPNHSTEEASNSMFVIVECGGVLSPQKDPEISEPLELIKCDPDAWSDLSCFDFPEDLVKQTPAETTPPSLTEYRIDANTISDLSKSAKKGELIPMITSPVAGNFSTPPTILRRKRRTKITLSPVTESNSSNSFTIIESSTNSSRTPKSTPVKTLPFSPSQFLNFWTKQDSLDIENPSLTSTPVCSQKIIVTAPLQRDYTPKIQKENSVFRTPRSRRSLLDSTPRTPTPFKGGLDKFGTVKSHHPAPHFGEVLKESLKSILHEDESQLIKRKQHGLHRPLMKKVRKSLALDILEKDGSNANQTTPSTRKQTEDFLLRTLNNSSKRDDTLDRGFIIPNKESSLFSKHYNQEMPKWTSSAWEAVVCGRTKDQLIMTEKARKYLNAFKSTHTSRTLIL, from the exons ATGGCACACCAGACCCTCTG TGAGGACTTGGATGAGCTCTCACAGGATTTGGATTGTGATGTTCCAGACCACAAAGATACAAGTAAACTTTTCAGAGCCAAATGGACTTCAGAAGAG GATGAAAGGTTGAAGAAGCTGATAAAGCAATTTGGCAAAAATGACTGGAGACTTATAGCAAGTAATTTCTCA aACCGAACAGATACTCAGTGTCAACATCGGTGGCTGAGGGTTCTAAATCCAGACCTTGTGAAAGGTCCGTGGACGAAGGAAGAAGACCAGAAG GTAATTGAATTAGTTCAGAAGTACGGGCCAAAACGTTGGTCATTGATTGCTCGACTTCTGAAAGGGAGACTTGGCAAGCAGTGCCGTGAACGCTGGCATAATCACCTCAATCCGGAGGTTAAGAAATCATCTTGGACAGAAGAGGAGGACAAGATTATTTACGAAGCACACAAGGTCCTCGGCAATCGATGGGCAGAGATTTCAAAACTGCTACCGGGGAG GACGGACAATGCTGTAAAAAACCATTGGAACTCTACAATGAAGAGGAGGGTGGAGATGGAAGGCTACTTGCAAGATGATAACCAGAATATGCCCATGTTTTTATTTACTCATTCGGAAGATGGTGAAATCCAGTGTTTCAAAACCACAGTGACACAG CCATCTTTGAAACAAGAGCCCGTCACCATGGAAGCTATTTCGCAGCCCACTTCTGTTACGATAAAGCAG GAGGACAGTTTAGCCAGTTGGTCGGGCAGTCTTCCATCAGATAGCTCCGCACATTTCGATCATGGACTATCAGCTACCTCTGAAACCCATCAAGAACAGTCCACTTCAGATCAATCCCAGCAGCCCAACCATTCCACTGAAGAGGCTTCCAATAGTATGTTCGTGATCGTGGAATGTGGGGGAGTACTTTCTCCACAGAAGGACCCTGAAATATCTGAACCTCTGGAGCTAATCAAATGT GATCCAGATGCATGGTCTGATTTATCTTGCTTCGATTTTCCGGAAGATCTCGTCAAGCAGACCCCTGCGGAGACCACACCACCGTCTTTGACAGAATATCGCATTGATGCGAATACCATCTCCGACCTCAGCAAAAGTGCAAAGAAGGGTGAACTCATCCCCATGATCACCTCCCCAGTTGCGGGTAATTTCAGCACCCCTCCAACTATCCTGCGGCGGAAGAGAAGAACAAAGATTACCCTTTCGCCGGTTACTGAAAGCAATTCTAGCAACAGCTTCACGATCATTGAAAGCAGCACCAACAGCAGCAGGACTCCGAAAAGTACTCCAGTGAAGACTTTGCCTTTCTCACCATCACAG TTTTTGAACTTCTGGACCAAACAAGACAGTCTTGATATAGAGAACCCATCTCTTACTTCTACACCAGTGTGTAGCCAGAAAATCATTGTTACAGCCCCACTTCAACGAGATTATACACCCAAAATTCAGAAGGAGAACTCAGT ATTTCGAACACCCAGAAGTCGCCGGTCTCTTTTGGACAGTACTCCAAGAACACCTACACCATTCAAAGGTGGACTGGACAAGTTTGGAACAGTAAAGAGTCAT CATCCAGCGCCTCATTTTGGGGaggttttaaaagagagtttgaagagCATTTTGCACGAAGATGAATCCCAGTTAATAAAACGAAAACAGCATGGG CTACACAGGCCGCTTATGAAGAAGGTGCGAAAGTCTCTTGCTTTGGACATTTTGGAAAAGGATGGAAGTAATGCGAATCAAACCACACCGAGCACACGG AAGCAAACAGAAGACTTCTTATTAAGAACATTGAACAACTCAAGTAAAAGGGATGATACTCTGGACAGAGGTTTTATTATACCCAATAAAGAGTCTAGTTTATTTTCCAAACACTATAATCAAGAAATGCCAAAATGG
- the mybl2b gene encoding v-myb avian myeloblastosis viral oncogene homolog-like 2b isoform X4, translating into MAHQTLCEDLDELSQDLDCDVPDHKDTSKLFRAKWTSEEDERLKKLIKQFGKNDWRLIASNFSNRTDTQCQHRWLRVLNPDLVKGPWTKEEDQKVIELVQKYGPKRWSLIARLLKGRLGKQCRERWHNHLNPEVKKSSWTEEEDKIIYEAHKVLGNRWAEISKLLPGRTDNAVKNHWNSTMKRRVEMEGYLQDDNQNMPMFLFTHSEDGEIQCFKTTVTQPSLKQEPVTMEAISQPTSVTIKQEDSLASWSGSLPSDSSAHFDHGLSATSETHQEQSTSDQSQQPNHSTEEASNSMFVIVECGGVLSPQKDPEISEPLELIKCDPDAWSDLSCFDFPEDLVKQTPAETTPPSLTEYRIDANTISDLSKSAKKGELIPMITSPVAGNFSTPPTILRRKRRTKITLSPVTESNSSNSFTIIESSTNSSRTPKSTPVKTLPFSPSQFLNFWTKQDSLDIENPSLTSTPVCSQKIIVTAPLQRDYTPKIQKENSVFRTPRSRRSLLDSTPRTPTPFKGGLDKFGTVKSHHPAPHFGEVLKESLKSILHEDESQLIKRKQHGKKNEIILGIFSEKSPQRIGSVLLASAFLKKQNARYTQQVRHHLS; encoded by the exons ATGGCACACCAGACCCTCTG TGAGGACTTGGATGAGCTCTCACAGGATTTGGATTGTGATGTTCCAGACCACAAAGATACAAGTAAACTTTTCAGAGCCAAATGGACTTCAGAAGAG GATGAAAGGTTGAAGAAGCTGATAAAGCAATTTGGCAAAAATGACTGGAGACTTATAGCAAGTAATTTCTCA aACCGAACAGATACTCAGTGTCAACATCGGTGGCTGAGGGTTCTAAATCCAGACCTTGTGAAAGGTCCGTGGACGAAGGAAGAAGACCAGAAG GTAATTGAATTAGTTCAGAAGTACGGGCCAAAACGTTGGTCATTGATTGCTCGACTTCTGAAAGGGAGACTTGGCAAGCAGTGCCGTGAACGCTGGCATAATCACCTCAATCCGGAGGTTAAGAAATCATCTTGGACAGAAGAGGAGGACAAGATTATTTACGAAGCACACAAGGTCCTCGGCAATCGATGGGCAGAGATTTCAAAACTGCTACCGGGGAG GACGGACAATGCTGTAAAAAACCATTGGAACTCTACAATGAAGAGGAGGGTGGAGATGGAAGGCTACTTGCAAGATGATAACCAGAATATGCCCATGTTTTTATTTACTCATTCGGAAGATGGTGAAATCCAGTGTTTCAAAACCACAGTGACACAG CCATCTTTGAAACAAGAGCCCGTCACCATGGAAGCTATTTCGCAGCCCACTTCTGTTACGATAAAGCAG GAGGACAGTTTAGCCAGTTGGTCGGGCAGTCTTCCATCAGATAGCTCCGCACATTTCGATCATGGACTATCAGCTACCTCTGAAACCCATCAAGAACAGTCCACTTCAGATCAATCCCAGCAGCCCAACCATTCCACTGAAGAGGCTTCCAATAGTATGTTCGTGATCGTGGAATGTGGGGGAGTACTTTCTCCACAGAAGGACCCTGAAATATCTGAACCTCTGGAGCTAATCAAATGT GATCCAGATGCATGGTCTGATTTATCTTGCTTCGATTTTCCGGAAGATCTCGTCAAGCAGACCCCTGCGGAGACCACACCACCGTCTTTGACAGAATATCGCATTGATGCGAATACCATCTCCGACCTCAGCAAAAGTGCAAAGAAGGGTGAACTCATCCCCATGATCACCTCCCCAGTTGCGGGTAATTTCAGCACCCCTCCAACTATCCTGCGGCGGAAGAGAAGAACAAAGATTACCCTTTCGCCGGTTACTGAAAGCAATTCTAGCAACAGCTTCACGATCATTGAAAGCAGCACCAACAGCAGCAGGACTCCGAAAAGTACTCCAGTGAAGACTTTGCCTTTCTCACCATCACAG TTTTTGAACTTCTGGACCAAACAAGACAGTCTTGATATAGAGAACCCATCTCTTACTTCTACACCAGTGTGTAGCCAGAAAATCATTGTTACAGCCCCACTTCAACGAGATTATACACCCAAAATTCAGAAGGAGAACTCAGT ATTTCGAACACCCAGAAGTCGCCGGTCTCTTTTGGACAGTACTCCAAGAACACCTACACCATTCAAAGGTGGACTGGACAAGTTTGGAACAGTAAAGAGTCAT CATCCAGCGCCTCATTTTGGGGaggttttaaaagagagtttgaagagCATTTTGCACGAAGATGAATCCCAGTTAATAAAACGAAAACAGCATGGG AAGAAAAATGAAATCATTCTCGGAATTTTCTCTGAAAAGTCTCCTCAAAGGATTGGCTCAGTACTTCTAGCCTCTGCCTTtcttaaaaaacaaaatgctagatatacccagcaggtcagacatcatctgagttaa